The following DNA comes from Hordeum vulgare subsp. vulgare chromosome 3H, MorexV3_pseudomolecules_assembly, whole genome shotgun sequence.
GATGTTTCTACTTCACGTCTATTCCAGAATACGCATTTTACTTCGGTGGAAGATACACCAAATGAAGATATGCTAGCTTTTAGAGTTGAAATGGAAAAATTACAAGAAGTAAATAAAAATCAAGATGCTAAAATTATGGAActcgaggagaagatgagaagaatggAAAGACGACCATATCAGGTAAATTTCTAACAACTGTAATCATCCTTCATTTTGTGGACTAACCTTTATGTATTCCAATGATAGGAAATTTCATATCCAATGGCTACAATTGGGATCGAACCTTCGGTCAATGGACACAACTCAAACAGAAAAGTTTGTACCTTGTCAAAGTACACAATAAAACTCCTCATATTTCACTCTAGAAATTATTTCACAATTATTTATGTTATGCTATCTGTAGAGAGTGCTTGCTCCTCCGGTTGATGGACCCCAACTTGTTAAAAAACCATCTAATTTACACAACAAGCCAAGTATGTCAAACGATTCAGATTTACAAGTATCAAACAAGAATTCTGTTTCAGATAAGGTTTGTCTACTTAAAGGCTTAAATAATCTTTAGAACCTGTCTTTGCTGAGTTTTAAATTGTCGTGCTTGCACTTTTTGCAAATTTGATATACAATAACTAAAACTTGATGTATATCATTTTATCCTAGAACAAAGAAACTATGGTTCATAATGGTGGCAGTGCACGACAACTAGAAAAATGTTTTGCTGGACACAAGGTATCATTATAGTCCCATATAGAAAATCATGATCAAACTACAATGCAGCCATGTTTATGTGTTTACTTGTTGCCATCTCAGAATGTTGTGCGAAACCAAGAAGCTTTTGATCATAGTTACACTGCTCAGCAAGGGGAAACAAATTCTGCTGCACATAAGGTATGTTTTTGTTACCATACACAATATGTTCAAAATATATTGCTCCGTTGTTTATGTATCTACTAGTTGTCTTGCTATCAGAATGTTGTTCAGAACAAAGAAACTTTGGTTCAGAATGTTCGTACACAGCAGGGAGAAAAAACGTTTGCTGCAAACAAAGTGGTATCTTTTCATAATCGCATACacatttatgttcaaattatagtGCTAAATTGTTTATTTGCTATCAAACTCTTGTCCAGACCAAAAAAACAACAAAAGGTGCTATTGTAAGTAGTAAGAGTGCTTAGAGTGGTTCATTGAGCTGGTTGGGTGCTAGTGAATTACCTGTAAGAGTGCTCATTCATTTCATATGTttctatgttttgtttctgtttttttatatGGTTACTTTGATTTTCGTGAGCAGGTAGGAACTAAAGTATTCTTGAAGAGCCTGATAAAACATAATAGGGGCGTAGCTCTTGCTACAATTATAAGTTGTGATCCTAAATTTAAACTTGATGGTGCTGAAATTGGAAATGAATATTGGGTGGTGCATGTTGATATGGCACTTGTGAAAACTGAAAATTTGGTGCGGAGTCGCAAAGACTGCAATACTCTCGGTAATGCAGAAAAAACAAAGATTGCATGGCCCTCAACCTTTGTACGTGACTAATATCTGGCATCTATTACTACTTGCATCATGTCAATGCATTATGTATTAACAGTTCATTTTTTTTTTGTAGATTAAAAAGATAAATGGATGACTATATGGATGCGTGGCAAGTGTACTGcattgatgatgttgatgttctGTTTCATGATGCGGATGATGATAGATTCTTTCAGATTTAGTTATGTTGTGTGGATGACATTCCTGTTGGATGTTGTTCCTCAATTAAATTTTAGTGAAGTTATAGGGGTGTTAATGGATGCTTTCAGTTTAAGTTTCATTTTCAAGAAAATAGTTAGATTATGCATCACATTTGATGATGTTCCTCTTGTAATATCATTGTAATCCAACAATTTTATCTCATATATGATTTCTTCCTCTTATCAATATATTATCTTGTTTTTGCTTCACTTGAAATACGTTATTACACTAAGCATTTTACATAAATACACCTATATAATAAATATATAATAAATAATAATgatcataataataataataataataatactaataataataataataataataataataataataataataataataataataatgcttaCCTATGCCAACACTTAAGCGTTGGAAATTCTCCGTTGCCAAGTAATGAGAATTTGATTCTTGTACATTAATCAGCAACGTATAGAACTGTTGTAGAAATTCGCTTTATCCGTTGTAGTCTTGCAACAGTTCCATTTACCAACGGCGATATAAGCGTTATATTATACGCtagcaacactggataaggcAACACATCTCAAATCGTTGGTAAAGACACTTGCAACGCATATATGAGCTTTTAGATACGGAAAAAAGCGTTGCTATAGCGAGGGTCTTGTTGTAGTGACTATggatttttcatgaaaaaaacttcacaaacttggctatcacgaacgaggttgtaCGGGTTTCGaaggttagggttgagcataagtaattcaaaaaaacaaaaaaatagaaaacttgtgccaatcatcattctatgtgactaactccataggaaaaataagaaatctggactatggagtttttcatgaaaaaatcaTCAGaaacttggctatcacgaacgaggttgtacggttttcaaaggttagggttgagcataagtaattcaaaaaaatcaaaaaaatagaaaactggtgccaatcatcattctatgtgactaacttcgtaggaaaaataagaaatctggactatggagtttttcatgaaaaaactttcacaaacttggtgttactgcaacaaaataccttccaacggcgccagaaacaagcgtgttgacaagagactattcttgtcttgatactcctcagcaacggcaccaggaatccttctgctacggctacgcctttagggacttccttggcaaatatgcaaagtattcccccgtggccttggagccttgcgttggtgctccctcgaagcggaaagggtgatgtagcacagcggcggtaagtatttccctcacttttgagaaccaaggtatcgatccagtgaaggattgtcacaagtacctgcacaaacacaaagagcttgcacccaacgctatgaaggggttgtcaatcccttatagatggtttgccaagtgagaactgaaagcaaaaagaaacaaagcaaagtaaaatcgaaagtggaaacgatagtcgtgaatagacccgggggccgtagtgttcactagtggcttctctcatgaaagcaagtagacggtgggtgaacgaattactgtcgagcaattgatagaaccgcgcaaagtcgtgacgttatctaaggcaatgattatatctataggcatcacgtccaaaacaagtagaccgatactttctgcatctactactattactccacacgtcgaccgctatccagcatggatgtagtgtattaagttcatgagaacagagtaacgccttaagcaagatgacatgatgtagatggacaatctcatatctacgataaaagtccatcttattacccttgatggaaacaacacgatttgtgccttgctgccccttctgtcacttggaaaggtcaccacacggtatgaacccaaaaccaagcacttctcccattgcaagaatcatagatctagttggccaaacaaaacccaagactcggagagacttacaaggatatcaaatcatgcatataagaaatcaacaaagactcaaatataattcatagataatctgatcacaaatccataattcatcggatctcgacaaacacaccgccaaagaggattacatcggatagatgtccatgaagatcatggagaactttgtattgaagatccaagagagagaagaaaccatctagctactaactacgaacccgtaggtctgaagtgaactactcacgagtcattggaggggcgatgatgttgatgtagaagccctccaactccaaagtcccctccggcagggcaccgggaagggtctccagatgagatctcgcggaaacgtaagcttgcggcggcggaaaagtgttttcgtggattcccctatttttctggattttagggaatatataggcgaagaagctaggtcaggggggcgccagggaggccacaagcctggtagccgtcgcccccctggtggcggatacagGGCTTGtgcgccccctgtggctctcctgccttggccctcaagtcccctaatcttcttccgttctggaaaattttatttcggggattttattccatttggactccgttccaaaatcatatctgaaaagagtcaaaaacacagaaaaaacaggaattggcacttggcactgaattaataagttagtcccaagaaagatataaaaggtacataaaacatccaaagtataatagcatgaaaccatcaaaaattatagatacgtttgagacgtatcaagcatccccaagcttaactcctgctcgtcctcgagtagggaagtgataaagaatgaatttttgatgctttcatgctacctaccatcgatgtcctttgtaactcctcttatgtgacatgaatgttcagatccattacattcaaaacaataatttgctattgacgtggaaacaataatacttcaagcaaactagcaaggtaatcatgaactttgaaaataacaaggccaaaagaaagttatccctacaaaatcatatagtctggctatgctctatcatccttgcacaacgaatttaaatcatgcaaaaccccggtattggccaagtaattgttttcacacctttactttctcaaaccttttcaactctcatgcaatacatgagcgtgagccatggttttagcactataagtggtgtggagtgtggtggagattgcaagacaaacaaggagaagatggtcacattaactaggcatatcaatgagctgtggagatgctcatcaatagatatcaatatgagtgagtagggattgccatacaaatgatgcactagagctaacagTAAGTGaaggctcttaaagaaaactagtgggtgtgcatccaacttgcttgctcacgaagtcctaaggcaaatttgaggaagcctatcattggaatatacaagccaagttatataatgaaaaattcccactagctatatggtggtgacaaaacgagagactctcaatcatgaagatcatggtgcttaataagcacaagtgtggaaggatagtagcattgtcccttctctctttttctctcattttttgatgggctctttggcctctcttttttttggtgggcatctttggcctctttttgtatatgggcttcgctggcctattttatttcctcacatgggacaatgctccatcaatgatgatcatcacacttacaactcaaaacttagaacaatgatgactctatatggaatgccttcggtagtgtaccgtgacaatgatctagcatggcatggacatcaatggaaacatcatgctagctatcttacgatcatgcaatggcaatgtagaagtggtggcacatgtcatggtgatagttgcatggcaatatatctcggaatgactttgaaaaatccatagtaggtaggtatggtggctgttttgagggaggctaatggtgggttttatgcaccggcgaaagttgcacgacactaagaagatagtgatggtggaaggtgaaagtgcatctaaaccatggactcaacattagtcatgaagaactcatatacttgttgcaaaagttttagtagtaatcgaaacaaagcattcaacgcatactcataggggaagggttggtgggtataaaccatcacgcgatcccgaccgccacacaaaggatgacaatcaatagactaatcatgctcagacttcatcacatagcggttcaccatacgtgcatgctacgggaatcactaacttcaacacaagtatttctatatccacaacaccttactaacataacttcaatattaccacaaccacaactcaaaactaattgagatgaatcaaacttctctaactattcaatgcacatgaaggtggaagttttcatatccctttggataactaccccttttgagactactttcatagcatagatcaactaccaagccacgcgcttccgtgctctaaaagatataagtgaagcacacagagcaaaatcaactagctcaaaagatataagtgaaacacatgtgagctaaattgtctaccaaaggatataagtgaagctcgacaaaatcacggtgagtgcatgtctctctctctaggtgtgcagcaaggatgattgtgacacaacaaaaataaaatactcctacgatacaagacgctccaaacaaaacacataacatgtggtgaataaaaatatagccccaagtaacattcccgatggattgaagacgaaagaggggatgccttcccgcggcatccccaagcttacgcttttacGACAtctttgaatcatcttggggtgccttgggcattgatacgtctcaaacgtatctataatttttgatggtttcacgttgttatcttgtgttctttggttgttttatgtaccttttatatctttttttgggactaacttattgattcagtgccaagtgccaattcctgttttttccgtgtttttcactcttttcagatctgattttggaacggagtccaaacggaataaaaaccccgaaatgattttttcccgaacggaagaagaccaggggggctttgggccaagccaggtgggctccagggaacccacaagctcccaccacgccaccagggggaggcggtggtgggcaagcttgtggcctccctcgccgccccctgacctaggtccttggcctataaattcccaaatattccgcaaaaaatcaggggagcctcgaaaatacttttcggccgccgcaagcttccgtttccgcgagatctcatctggagacccttcccggcgccctgccggaggggactttggagttggagggcttcttcatcatcatcatcgcctctccaatgactcgtgagtagttcacttcagacctacgggtccgtagttagtagctagatggcttcttctctctcttggatcttcaatacaaagttctccatgatattcatggagatctatccgatgtaatcttctttggcggtgtgtttgtcgagatccgatttattgtggatttgtaatcagattatctatgatatatatttgagtctttgctgatttcttatatgcatgattttatatccttgtaagtctctccgagtcttgggttttgtttggccaactagatctatgattcttgcaatgggagaagtgcttggttttgggttctaccatgtgctgacctttccctgtaacagtaggggcagcaaggcacacatcaagtagttgccatcaagggtaaaaagatggggtttttatcattggtttgagattatccctctacatcatgtcatcttgcttaaggcgttactctgttcttatggacttaatacactagatgcatgttggatagtggtcgacgtgtggagtaatagtagtagatgcagaaagtatcagtctacttgttttggacgtgatgcccatagatataatcattgcatagatatcgtcacaactttgcgtggttctatcaatttctcgacagtaatttgttcacccaccgtctacttgctttcatgagagaagccactagtaaacactacggaccccgggtcttttcacatccatcgtttacacctccgcttttactttgcttcgttactttgttgctttcagttctcacttggcagacaatctataagggattgacaaccccttcatagtgttgggtgcaagcttttgtgtttgtgcaggatcttgagatactcttccgccagattgataccttggttctcaaaatgagggaaatacttaccatcgttgtgctacatcaccctttccgcttcgagggaacaccaacgcaaggctccaaggccacgggggaaatcctttgcatacttgccaaggaagtcccttaaggcatagccgcagctgaaggattcctggtgccgtcgacataactatttctggcgccgttgcaagggacacacagcaaacatcagaagtatttctggcgccgttgccggagaggataaaacaagatctatccaagtaggtctcacaaactcttctcttccatttacttttgttgccagttgcctctcgttttcctctcccccacttcacatttgccgttttcattcgcctttcgccttcaccGTTTTCatctgcctttgccggttttcttgcttgcttgtgtgcttgtttggttgttgaagtcatcatgtctgaaaacaccaaactttgcgacttctcgagcactaataataatgattttattagtactccgatttctcccgccactagtgcggaatcgtatgaaatcaacgcagctttgctgaatcttgtcatgaaagagcaattctctggttgtcctagtgaagatgccgcatcccatctcaataccttcattgagctttgtgatatgcaaaagaaaagagatgtggacaatgacgtgattaagttgaaactttttcctttctcgttgcgagatcacgcaaaaacttggttttcttctttgcctaaaaatagtatcgattcttgggataagtggaaagatgcttacatatccaagtattttccgccggctaagatcatctccttacgtaacgatatcatgaatttcaagaaacttgatcatgaacacgttgcacaatcttgggagaggatgaagcttatgattagaaattgtcccgctcatggcttgagtttgtggatgattatacaaatcttttacgttggcttgaatttcgcttctcgcaatatattggactccgcctcaggtggaacgttcatggaaatcacgttaggagacgctacaaaactcctagacaatatcatgaccaactactctcagtggcacactgaaatgtcccctgctagcaaaaaggtgcatgctatagaagagattaactcgcttagtgctaagatggacgagttgatgaatttggttgctagtagaaacgctaccgtagatcctaatgacatgccactatcttctttgattgagagcagcaacgctagtttggacgtgaattttgttggtaggaacaattttggcaacaacaatgcttttagaggaaactatgttcctaggccttttcctagtaactcctctaatagttatggaaattcctacggcaacacttatggaagtcacaacaaattaccctctgatctagagagtaatatcaaagagttcatcaactctcaaaacattttcaatgcgtccatagaggaaaaactactcaaaatagacgatttggctaagagcgttgataggatgttttgtgacattgatgctttgaaagttagatgcgctccttccaaggtcaacttggatgaaactttcaaagctatgggtatctccatgaatgagagaaaagaaagaaccgcccaaattcgcgctagacatgaatggtttaaaagggtgcgttctagtgatgcaaatcacgaagatcttaaagtgcttggtgtgtctcctcttgaatctttgttttcgtgtgtcaaacctacttatggaggggctggatatgaatccactttggttgaaaaacgccccaatgattcggagtccacctatcttgatgataaaggtgtggagagtggagtagaagaagtcaaaattttgggtagtaatgaaactcccactttggatttcaaggaattcaattttgataattgctccttgtttgaatgcatttctttgatgcaatccattgcaaactctccacatgcttatagccaaagcaaagcctttaccgcgcatatcgtagatgctatgatgaaatctcttgaagagaagctcgaactagaagtctctatacctagaaaacttcatgatgagtgcgaacctactatcaaaatcaagatcaaaaactatgagtgcaatgctttgtgtgatttgggtgctagtgtttccgcgattccaaagtctttatgtgatattcttggttttcatgagattgaagagtgttctcttaatttgcatcttgcggattctactgtcaagaaacccatggggaggatctatgatgttcttattgttgcaaataagaactatgtactcgtggatttcattgtacttgacatagattgcaatccttcatgtcccattattcttggtagacctttcctaaggactattggtgctatcatcgatatgaaggaaagggaatattagatttcaatttcctttaaagaagggcatggagcactttcctagaaataaaataaaattgccttatgaatctatgatgagggctacctatggtttgagcaccaaagatgactatacgtgatttcatcactttcgcctagctaagggcgttaaacaaaagcgcttgttgggaggcaacccaacgaatctatcatttttctttctgttttgtgtttttcacactttcataattctgttatgattgtgttttttgcgtttcttttttgcgtttgtgccaagcaaaaccgttatgattagtcttggggatgatcgtttggtcatgctggaaaagacagaaactttctg
Coding sequences within:
- the LOC123442040 gene encoding uncharacterized protein LOC123442040, translated to MATIGIEPSVNGHNSNRKRVLAPPVDGPQLVKKPSNLHNKPSMSNDSDLQVSNKNSVSDKNKETMVHNGGSARQLEKCFAGHKNVVRNQEAFDHSYTAQQGETNSAAHKVCFCYHTQYVQNILLRCLCIY